In Zingiber officinale cultivar Zhangliang chromosome 6A, Zo_v1.1, whole genome shotgun sequence, a single genomic region encodes these proteins:
- the LOC121996670 gene encoding scarecrow-like protein 8 — MSSTGFPGRDVGFGVQAPETGSDGLMKRPLSDMERAQQQQMQQALFLRSVKQRTLLASSASPCLSMPPPQDPFLGSSASTASLNLMSSGSFRRQEAPQIGPSAALRDGLHELERRLLMEDEEDVVSAPGSAVTTAEWSEAMQQLITARVPSSVPSVSGANQFSTSPTNSSSSTVSSSASSSPPSSLASAIPAGIFLRQMLLDTANAVADGNIDMATANLAVLKSAANYRGNPEQRLTAMMISVLFARLKPAPAAGSFLPAAEVCGSDYFAASQMLYEVSPCFKIGLVAANLAILEATKEQPNIHILDFQVSHAGQYSALIDALVDRQRLHPAARPPSLRITAVADRTSLFANNDIDGALRSVGDSIEKLAKRHGLVVRFDVVHRAAAAELDAAALGCEAGEALAVNLPFALARVPDESVSPFNPRDDLLRRVRALRPRVVALVEQEINTNTAAFAGRFASACAHYGVLLESLDVTAARDSADRTRLEVGLARRAVNSVAREGADRIERCEVFGKWRARMGMAGFKPAQLGSAVVEPVKARLESLRPNPGFSVAGEENRIGFAWKGRILTVASTWR; from the coding sequence ATGTCTAGTACTGGTTTCCCAGGGCGAGATGTCGGCTTTGGGGTTCAGGCGCCGGAGACTGGAAGTGACGGCCTGATGAAGCGGCCGCTGTCGGATATGGAGAGGGCACAGCAACAGCAGATGCAGCAGGCGTTGTTCCTTCGCTCGGTGAAACAGAGGACGCTTCTTGCTTCCTCTGCTTCTCCGTGCCTTTCGATGCCTCCGCCTCAAGATCCCTTTTTGGGCTCGTCTGCATCTACGGCTTCCTTGAATTTGATGTCATCCGGGTCGTTTCGCAGGCAGGAGGCGCCGCAGATCGGTCCCTCCGCTGCGCTGCGGGACGGTCTTCACGAACTGGAGCGGCGGCTTCTCATGGAGGACGAAGAGGACGTGGTGAGTGCTCCTGGATCCGCCGTGACGACCGCCGAGTGGAGCGAGGCGATGCAGCAACTTATCACGGCGCGGGTACCGTCGTCTGTGCCGAGCGTGTCAGGCGCGAACCAGTTCTCCACATCGCCGACGAACTCTTCCTCATCCACCGTGTCATCCTCTGCCTCGAGCTCGCCTCCATCATCGCTGGCCTCCGCGATCCCTGCCGGGATTTTTTTGCGGCAGATGCTCCTTGACACCGCAAACGCCGTCGCAGACGGTAACATCGACATGGCCACCGCGAACCTCGCTGTTTTGAAGAGCGCCGCGAACTACAGAGGTAACCCGGAGCAGCGGCTCACGGCGATGATGATCTCTGTACTGTTTGCTCGCTTGAAGCCGGCGCCAGCTGCCGGTTCTTTTCTGCCAGCCGCCGAAGTTTGCGGCTCGGACTACTTCGCAGCTTCGCAGATGCTCTACGAGGTATCTCCTTGCTTCAAGATCGGCCTCGTGGCCGCCAATTTGGCAATTTTGGAGGCCACCAAGGAGCAACCCAATATCCACATCCTCGATTTCCAGGTTTCCCATGCAGGCCAGTACTCTGCCCTCATCGACGCCCTCGTCGACCGACAGCGTCTCCACCCGGCTGCGCGGCCCCCATCACTCCGAATCACCGCTGTCGCTGATCGCACCTCCCTCTTCGCCAACAACGACATCGACGGAGCTCTAAGAAGCGTCGGAGACAGCATCGAGAAGCTAGCTAAGCGGCACGGCCTCGTCGTCCGCTTCGACGTCGTCCATCGCGCGGCGGCGGCCGAGCTCGACGCCGCCGCGCTGGGGTGCGAGGCGGGGGAAGCCCTAGCGGTCAACCTCCCGTTCGCCCTCGCCCGGGTCCCCGACGAGAGCGTCTCTCCGTTCAACCCCCGCGACGATCTCCTCCGGCGCGTGCGCGCTCTCCGCCCGCGCGTCGTCGCACTCGTGGAGCAGGAGATCAACACCAACACCGCCGCCTTCGCGGGCCGCTTCGCCTCCGCGTGTGCTCATTACGGCGTGCTGCTGGAGTCGCTGGACGTCACCGCCGCTCGCGACAGCGCCGATCGGACCCGCCTCGAGGTCGGGCTGGCGCGGCGCGCGGTGAACTCGGTGGCGAGAGAGGGCGCCGACCGGATCGAACGGTGCGAGGTATTCGGCAAGTGGCGTGCCCGCATGGGCATGGCCGGCTTCAAACCAGCCCAGCTCGGGTCGGCTGTGGTCGAACCGGTCAAAGCTCGACTCGAATCACTCCGTCCCAACCCGGGGTTCTCCGTAGCAGGGGAGGAGAACCGGATCGGGTTCGCGTGGAAGGGGCGGATTCTCACGGTAGCATCCACGTGGCGCTAG